DNA sequence from the Gammaproteobacteria bacterium genome:
CCCTTTGCGTTGTGGCTACAACACTTCGTGTGTAAGAGGAGGTTGGGTTTTCATTATCCTCTTGTGGTTCAATAATAACCTTTTGCATAAATTATTCCCCCCTTTCCGCCTGCCACTTCCGCCAATCCCGTTTCAAGTTACCACCACTGAATTCCGCGCCCCATTTTGTCCGCCACCCCTTCCCGTTGAATTGCTTGGCTATCGCTTCGTCGGACAGCCCCTGTGCCTTCAACCTGTCGAATTCCTGCATAAGGGCCGCGTGGTTGGGCGTGTTATCGGGTACCGCTTCGAC
Encoded proteins:
- a CDS encoding hypothetical protein (Evidence 5 : Unknown function), which translates into the protein MDRRKAEGWKRLTLWVTPTEAETIADLGGEPWLGRAVKALLCDCMADKTKPTPKAPEAVPDTVACQVEAVPDNTPNHAALMQEFDRLKAQGLSDEAIAKQFNGKGWRTKWGAEFSGGNLKRDWRKWQAERGE